A segment of the Hymenobacter volaticus genome:
CGCAGACCGGCGACAAGCTAGGCGTGGCGCTGAACGCGGCGTTTCTGGTGTGGGACGTGGCCTCGGTGGCAGCGGGGGTGCTGAGCTTCGGCACGGCCACGGCGGCCATGATGGGGGCCAAAGCCGGCGTGCGCACCGCCCTGAAAGCCGGCACCAAAGTCGCCGCCGGCCTGGCCAAGAAGAAGATGGCCGAGCTGGCGCTGAAGAGTGCTGCCCTCAAGAACGGACTCAAAGCCGGCGTGCGCTCGTTTGCCGCCAAGATTCCGCGCATCTGCGTAACGGCCTGCTTTCCGGCGGGCACGCCGGTGGCGGTAGAGAGCGGCTACAAGAACATCGAGGACATTGTGGCGGGCGAACTAGTTTGGTCCTGGCACGAAGAGACGGGTGACTTGGCCCTCAAGCCCGTGCTCCACACGATGAGCCGGCAGAGCGACGCATTGGTGGAACTGCGCCTGGGCGCTGATGTGGTGCAGGCCACGCCCGAGCACCCGTTCTGGGTGAACGGGGGTTGGAAGGTGGCCGGCGAGCTGGTGGTGGGCGACGCCGTGCTGCGCTCGGACGGGCTGACCATGCCCGTGAGTGAAGTAGTGCACCACACCGAGCAGCCGGTCACGGTCTACAACTTCGAGGTGGCCGACTGGCACACCTACCTCGTCAGCTGGTGGATGTTCGTCGTCCATAACGCCACCGTATGCTTAAAAGCAACTTTAGAAGAAGCACTAAAAAACGCAAAGGAATGGCAGAAATGGGCCAGAAAAGCAAGAGAGGAACTACGTACATCCATTAAAACAGCAGGTACTGGTGCTCACGCTCACCATAAAATTCCATTAGAATCCTTAAAAAAGAATCCTATAGTACAAAGAGCTTATCGCGAAGGATTTGAATTCAACGGTATTGCAAATGGCAAAGGATTATCAGCATACACACACATTTTCAAGGATGGTGAGGTAGCCTATCATCATGCTTCTTATAATCGTTATGTTGAGTCGTTGATAGATAGAGCAGCAAAAAAATACCCTGATATGCCTGCTAAGAAACTATTAGAAGAAAAGGTAATGCCTCAAGTTGATAAGTTCATAGAGCAAGCTGTTAGGGAAAAAACCACTTTAAATGATTTGTCTAAACTAAAGGGTTTTTAGTTATGAAATTTTTCAAAGTAAGAGAAGATGTTGAGAGTATAGGTTTGCGAGAATTGGTTCCTCTGTGGGAATACGATATAGAAGCACCGACATCACAAAGCAAACTGTCAGATAAACGCCTTCCTGAGCTTGAACCACAGTTTTCCAGGTTATTAGTAACAGGGCCGTTAACGGACGTATTAGCAGATGGGAGAGCTATTGGAGGTACTGGTTTTATTGTAAGTGATAAGCTAAAAAAGCTACTTGCAGAATTTAACTTGGGGACTCACAGATTCTATTCCTTGAAATCATTTGAATATAATAGTGATAAGAAATTGGACGTAGAGTATTATTGGCTTCAAATTATAGGCACTATTTTTTATGATTTGATTGATTATAATAATTCTAGTTTTTTTATTTTTGATGATTTTGAAGAAAAAATTATAAATAAGATCGATGTTCGAACTCCCGGGGGAATGATTGAGGCTATAAATTCAACAAAGGAAACAGATAATTCTATAATTTATAATAAGATGGTTTTTAATGATAAATTTATTAAGTATAATTTAGATCTATTTTACCTAAATAATATAAGTGATAATCTGTTTACTTATCCAATCGTTAGTGATAGACTAAAAGAGAAGATTGAGCAATATGGTGTTTCAGGATTAGAATTTAAGGAAGTTCCTATTTATTTAAGTCCTGATTTTACTTAAGTTATTTATGAGATATTATATGACGCCTTCTTGTTATCCAGAATACGAACTTGTTATACCTAGTTTTAGACAAGGATTAATCAATTTCTGTTTAAGCAATGGTATTTTGCTTCATAATTTTCAATCAACTATATGTATACTGGAGTGGCGACTAACTAGAGGAGAAGATTTTTTGGAAGGCGTTATTGCTAATGATAAAGTCAGTATTGAATTCAGTAGTTCGTCTTACGTTCTATTGGCAGAGTTTAGTTTTTTTGCTTGTTTGTATTACCCTTCTTTGGATAATATGTATTTAATAAATGAAGATCTTGATCGAGTATATTCATTGAATAGTAACACTTCTCTTGAAGACCTTGTAGCCTTCTATAGTTAAGTGGTGTAAAGCGAGATGATTTAGGATTTGCGCTCATAATCAAAGATTATTCAAAGAGCAAGAAGAATATCTATTTCGAATTTGAACACCAAGAGGACATCACCTTTCTTTACACCACCGCCAAAATAGCTAATGCTTTAGCGTGAGTTCATTATAGTGTAGGCAGGCTCAACAAAAGCTTCGATTTAGGTCGAAGCTCTTTACTAGCTAGTCTAGGCTGTAGCCTCGGTGGCGGCGGGGGTGCTGTGAGCTTTGGCACGGCTACGGCGGCCATGATGGGGGCCAAAGCCGGCGTGCGCACCGCCCTGAAAGCCGGCACCAAAGTCGCCGCCGGCCTGGCCAAGAAGAAGATGGCCGAGCTGGCCCTAAAGAGTGCCGCGCTCAAAAACGGACTCAAAGCCGGCGTGCGCTCGTTCGCGGCCAAGATTCCGCGCCTGTGCGTGACGGCCTGCTTCCCGGTCGGCACGCCAGTGGCCGTGGAGGGTGGCTACAAGAACATCGAAGATATACAGGTCGGCGAACTAGTTTGGTCCTGGCACGAAGAGACAGGCAACTTGGCCCTCAAGCCGGTGCTGCAGACCATGCAGCGCGAATCGGACGCGCTGGTGGAACTGCGCCTGGGGGCTGATGTGGTGCAGGCCACGCCCGAGCATCCGTTTTGGGTGAACGGAAACTGGAAGGTAGCCGGCGAGCTGGTGGTGGGCGACGCCGTGCTGCGCTCGGACGGGCTGACCATGCCCGTGAGTGAAGTAGTGCACCACACCGAGCAGCCGGTCACGGTCTACAACTTCGAGGTGGCCGACTGGCACACCTACCTCGTCAGTTGGTGGATGTTCGTCGTCCATAATGCTACCATCTGTCTAGCTGAAATAAAGCGACTTTTACTTGGTGGCCGATATTTAAAAGAAGTAGAAAAAATAACGGGCCGTGCCCTCCACCCTACTCAACTAGCAGAGTTGAAAAAGGCAATTAGGAGTAAGAAATACAATAGGCTAACCAAAGAAGCCACAGAGGATAGCCGGAAAGAATTTAATGAAATAAAAGACACTTTAATCAAAGAATGGGAACAACATACTGGGCAAAAGTGGCCTACCGAAAAAAAACAGATCAATATTAAAGAAACGGGTAAACGTGAATGGCGGACTGTTAAATATGACGCTCACCATCTTATATATAATCGTTACGGAGGAAACAATGAGTGGTGGAATATACATCCTGCTAGAAGTGGTGTTGGATATCAAGACGGTATTCACAAGGGCTTAGGCGAACTTCTTTTTCCTTAACTAAAAAAACGCAATAAAATGGCCAAGTTTGATTTTTTAAAATCGTATGTTATTACGGACGAAGACATAGACGAGAATTACGAAGAGGTGCAACGTATGAAACATTCTTTCTTACCAGTTGAACCTATCCGTATCTCTCAAGCAGAAGAGAAACTGGGGTTCCCTTTACCTAAGGAATTGAAGGAGTTTTATACAGAAATAGGTTACGGATATATGTATCAAGCACAAGAAAGTCAACACAATACTTTTATGTATCCGTTGGACGTGGCAGATGCATATCTGCGTACAGGAGAATACAGTAATAATTTTTTGTCGAGTATTGGTCTCTACGATGAGCCGTATAAATTGCTTTATTACGATGCAATGGAAGGCTGTTTTGCTTGGATGGACCTTAGAGAAAGCAAAGCTACTTCTACTATTTACTACATCGGTGAGAATGAAAAAATAGCTGATTCGCTTGAAGATTTCTTACGCGCATATGACGTTAATCCTAATCTGCTCAAAGAGTTTAGTGCTGCATCTCGCAAGAATCGTCCTCAAGCTTAATGAGTAAAGCAATGCTATGAGTGTTGAGTATTAATACTATCAACACTCATAGCACATTATTCTTATATAAATGATTTACATGCTACTTATGTCAATTCGATTGACAGAGTATTCAGGCAAGCCGATAAATTCTATTCTACGATTTTAATTAGGGTGCTCCATGACATTATTTGTTAATTATGTTTTCGTATTCATCCGATTTTATTGATGAAGAAACAGAATGAACTGGACGATGCACTCTATCAAGAGATAATGAAGCATTGCGAAGAGGGTGATGAGGCTGTGGAAGACGACGATTATGATCGTGCAATCCATGCCTTTCAGCAAGCGTTCGATTTACTTCCAGAGCCTTACCAGGAGTGGGAAGCATCTACATGGGTACTGTTTTCACTAGGCGAAGCACAATTTTTTAACGAAGACTATACAGCCGCAAAAGAATCCCTTGCTGCCGTTATGCATTGTCCAGGCGCTATCGGCAATCCGCTCATTCATCTTCGACTTGGACAAGCGCAGTATGAGCTTGGGAACTTGGTTAAAGCAAAAGATGAACTAATGCGTGCGTATATGGGCAGGGCGAAGAAATATTCGATGGCGAAGACGAGAAATACTTAGCCTTTCTCAAACAGGAAGTAGACCTATAAGCTGATTTATATAAAGTATAAAGCCAAGCCCTATGTGTAGTAGAGGCTTAGCTTATTTGTCATTGATAAATATATCTGTGCGTGACGGCCTGCTTTCCGGCGGGCACGCCGGTGGCCGTGGAAGGGGGCTACAAGAACATCGAGGACATTGTGGCGGGCGAACTAGTCTGGTCCTGGCACGAAGAGACGGGTGACTTGGCCCTCAAGCCGGTGCTGCAGACCATGCAGCGCGAATCGGACGCGCTGGTGGAACTGCGCCTGGGGGCCGACGTGGTGCAGGCCACGCCCGAGCATCCGTTCTGGGCGAATGGCAACTGGAAGGTAGCACTACGAAAGAGGTCCAAACAAAATGTGCTGAAATGAATCTCAACCAGGCAAATGCTTTATTCTACTACGAAGATGCCGAGTTAAACATAACTCAACCAAAAAAGGAATACAATGAACTGGTCTATCTTGGAATATTCAATAACCCATAACTACGCTAGTGCTAAACCCACCAACACCAGCTAAGAGGATCACCACTAAAAAGCCCCAACAACTACAGTTGTCGGGGCTTTTTTATTCACTCTAAAGCAAATTGATTTACGCCCCCCACTTGTTATCAAGAACTGCGCCGTTGGCGTTGATCTTGTTGGCGGAAATAGTTAAACTCAACGTCATGGACGTGTTTGTGTCGGCACCGCGTGCATCAAACTGCTCGGAGTAACCTACGCAGTATGCTTCCTCAAAGGAAATTTCCTTCAATGTAGAATCCTGGTCGATGCGCTTGAAAGTGATTTTGCCACTTTCTCGCTTGTAAGGATTTAGCATCCAGCTCGTCAGCGAAGCGCTGTCGGTTGACACAATAGTTACCTTGATAGTGCCGCCCTGCACTTTGGAAGACGGACGACCTTTGTCGTCGATGGCTTGGTCAAAGGAATAACTGCAGCTTACTACTTCGCAGTCACCGCTACCAGCAGCATTGAAGAATGCACTAAATGAGGCCATACTATAAATTGGTTAGGGTTTAGAAAATGGTTGAAAGGAATTACTAGGAATTACATTACTCAGGTCATTTCATTCATTGCCACTGCTTAGTGGCCCCACGGTCCAGACGCTACTGTTGTTTGTACTCGGCATTCCAGTCGCGGCCCGGTGCATCCGGGTCGTCACCTTTGGTGCCATCTAGCGACACCAAAAAGGTTTTGGCCGGAAAGTAAGGCACCATGTGGATATCGAGCAGGATGCGGTCTTTCTGGTTCGGGTCGCGCTCGAACTTTTTGATGGAGAATTTCTCAATCAGCTTGCTAGGACCAGCAATACCATCAAGAAAACGCACGATCTGGCTTTGGATGTCCATGTGCGTGTTATGGTCCCAATTCTCAAATGCCCGGCGATTCAAAAAGTCGATTAACACCTTGGTTACGTAATCAAACACGCGTACCACTGAATACGTCTGCAACCCAATGTTGTCGCCGTTGAACAGGGTTTTGGCCGAGAAAGCCATTACCCGGCCATACTCATTAACCATGGGTACAAGGCCCAACTTTTCGAGGTTGGCAATTTCGCTTTTGCGCAACGGAAAGCGCACCCCGTCCACCTCATTGAGCGTGCCGTGCTTGCGACCTGCCGTTACCTGCGAGGCCAGCGTGCTATAGATGCGGCCCGCCAGCGCAGAGGAGGGAGGCACGAAAAGGTCTTCTTCCTCCCCAACTTCTTCTAGCTTACCCCTGCCAACCAGCCAGTTACACGCCATGATGACGTTGGACTTATGGGCATCGCCCCCCGTCAAGTTAGCTTCTTCAAACAACTCGATGACGTCATCGGGCGTGTCGTAGTGCTCGAAGTCAGTGACGAGCATCACCTTGTTTTTGTGGGCAATCTTGGCCCATTTGTCGATTACTTTGTTGGAACCCAAGTAGCCGGGAACTACCAGCAAGGAATAGTTATCGCGCAGGTCGAGGCGGTCGTAATTTTGTTCGAGCTCCTGCGACACGGCATCAATAAAGGTAGTGTTGTCCAGGTCCTGCAGCTGATCTTTATCGGCATTGAGGATAGACACGTTCTTTATTTCGTCCTGGTCGGTATTGCGGTAAAACAACGCTACTGAGCGGTACGACTGCTCCATGTCGTGGGTGGCCTCAATAGCTTTCTTAAGGTTGCTGGTTAGCTGCTGAGTGGAAGATTCTACCTGCTGTTCACACTGCTGCACGGCATCGGCTACCGAGTCGGCCTTGCTTAGCATTTCGTGCCAGAGAGCTAGGCGCTGCTTCAGTTGCTGGCGGTCAGCCTTCTTATTTTCTTCGGTCAAGAAGATCTTCTTACGGGCCTTCTTTTCAGGATTGAGGTTGGACGCCCCATCGATGGTGGTTTCCAGCAAGTCGAATCCACCGAATTTTGCTAAGGCCTGGGCGTTTTTTTCCAGGCTTGGGGCCTGTTCCCGCTCGCGAGCTTTGGCCGCGGCCGTATTTTGTTGTTCAGTCGCCATGAAGGAACGCTCTATCAATTATAGGTGGGAGGAAGGAGCCCGGCGGGGCGCACGGTGGCAGAAATGCCTACTCGAGCTCATCCATCATCGTTTGGATAGCTGCTAAGAAAGCTGCCTTAGTTTCCGGAGTGTCGAGAGCCGACTTTAAAATCTTGTTGGACTTCAACTGACGCAGCAGCTTATGCAAGTCGTCGGCTTGAGTGCTTAAGTCCTGCAAGAAACGGCTTTGGTTGATAATACCTTTCTTGCCAAAGTCGCCGAGCGACTCGAAATGCAGGGTCTCTTGCGTAGTGCTGCCGTCTTCTTTTTCAAATTCCACTTCCACTTCGGGCTTGAAGTGAGCGAAAACCGCTTCTGGGGTGCGCAAGCCTTCCACTATCTGAGCCCGTAGCGGTGGATCGGCAGTAAGCTTCTGAACCAGTAAGGTGCGGTTGAGAGGAATATCAGTAATGGCCTCCTGGGCATTGTCAAGTTTACGCTCTTGTCCACCAATTCCGTAGTTGTACATAACAAAATGATTAGGCTCGATACTCAACTGTAACAGCTCCGCTATACGCGGGTTTGCGGAGGTAAGGTACTGCAAATTATAAAATCAGCTTACAAAAGAACTTAGTTCTTAACTATTTAATAAATGTATAAACATATTACCACTGCGGATTTGGTGCCGCTAAGCAGCTTTTGTAGCTGGATTGGGGCGAGAAATGATATTATTATACCTTGCCACGATAGTACTAACCCTCCCAAACTAGCGGCAGCTGCCTTAAGCTACCCTTCCGGTTTGGGAGTGAATATGACCTGATGTTATTTCTAGCCCGCATTTATGGCCTACACCGAAGAATTGAAACGCGCCCAGCACATTGCCCAAGCCGTGGCGCACGAGTACCGGCACGAGTATTACGGAGCCGCTCATTTGCTTACGGCGCTGCTGCACAATGAAATAGGATTGGCCTCGTGGCTGGCTGTGGACCTCGGCAAGGACATTCACTACCTGCGCGAGTGGGCAGAAGTGCGCCTAGAGGGCTTACCCAAAGCCCCGCGTCCCCCGGAAATGCCTGCTGCCGACCACGACCTCAAACCCATCCTGGAAGTTGCCGATCTAGTGGCCTTACAGCTTTCCAAAGACCAAACCGACCCGCTCTGCGCGTTGGCAGCCCTCTTGCGGCCGGGGTTGGCCTACACCTCCGAACAACTTAAATCGTTGCCTTTGACTCAGCGGGAGGTAATAGAAGCCGCCGAGCCTGAAGTAATGCAGCCCTTGGCAGTGGGTGCTGATGGGCAAGAATCGGCACCGCTCTCCGACCGAGCCGCCCCGCTTGGGAAGGCAGGGGCCCTAGCCACCTACTGCGTCAACAAAACCGCGCAGGCCGAAGCCGGTAAACTCGACCCCATTGTAGGGCGTGACCGGGAAACCCGGCAGATGGCTGAAATTCTGGGACGGCGCACCAAGCCCAATGTGCTGCTCGTGGGGGAGCCGGGCGTGGGTAAGTCGGCGTTAGTGGAAGGCTTTGCCCAGCAGATTGTGATGAAAAAGGTACCCGGCCATTTGCAGCAAGTAACGCTGTTTGAACTGGACTTGGGTACTTTGGTAGCTGGCGCCTCTTACAAAGGCGAAGTAGAGGACCGCATCAAGAGCGTGCTAAGCGAAATCAAGCAGTACACGCGGGCCATCCTCTTTATCGATGAAATTCATGTGCTGCTCGACCCCAAAGGCTCAGCTGGCGCGGGCATTGCCCAGCTACTGAAACCAGAACTGGCTCGTGGTGAAATCACGGTTATTGGAGCTACTACCAACGACGAATACCGGCAATACATTGAAGCCGATGAAGCTTTTAACCGTCGTTTCGACGTACTGCGGGTGGAAGAGCCCACCGTGGTGGTGGCGGAACGTATGGTGAGCAGCGTGCTGCCTTACTACGCCACGCACCATGGTCTTCAGGTAGGACCTGGCACGGTGGAAGAAGCAGTGCGCTTGGCCAAACGCTACCTCAAGGACCGGCAGTTGCCCGACTCGGCCATCGATTTGGTTGACCGCACCATGGCGGCTATCCGCATGCTCGACGAGCACGCCGGCGCCGAGCTGCTGCAACTGCAACAGGATTTCGAGATGCTAACCGAAGCGGGCCGTAACCTGCCTGAAGCGGAACACCTGAAAGAGCTGCGCTGGTTTCTCTATCAAGTGCAGAATCAGGTTAGTCACCTTTGGCTCAATCAACTCGACCAAGAGCAGCAACCTGAAACGCTGGAAACCTCAGAAGCTCTGGAAACCTACATCCGGGAGTTGCTGGCTGCAGTAGTTGGGTTGTCGGGCACCAAGAAAGACAGCGTGGAACGAGCGGATATTGCAGCCGTGGTGTCGGGCAAGACCGGCATTCCTTTGGGCAAGCTGCAGAGCAACGAACGAGACAAGTTGCTTAACATGCATCAAACTCTGCAGCAGCGGGTGGTAGGTCAAAACCACGCCGTGAAAGCACTATGCGAGGCCATTTTGGAGTCGCGCTCCGGCCTAACGAAAGCAGGGCAGCCCATCGGTTCTTTTTTCCTTTTAGGCCCCACTGGCACCGGCAAAACTGAACTGGCCAAGTCCCTAGCAGATTTCTTGTTCAACGACGAGTCATTCCTGATTCGCTTCGATATGTCGGAGTTCAAAGAAGAGCATTCAGCGGCACTGCTTTACGGGGCGCCTCCCGGCTACGTGGGCTATGAGGAAGGTGGGATGCTGGTGAATAAGATTCGAGAGAAACCGTATTCGGTGGTGCTCTTCGACGAAATCGAAAAAGCCCATAGCTCGGTATTCGACATCTTTTTGCAAATCCTCGACGAAGGCCGCCTGCACGACCGGTTGGGCCGGGAAGGCGACTTTTCTAATGCCGTCATTTTATTTACCTCCAACATCGGCAGCGAGCAAATCATCCAGAGCTTTGGAGCAGGACAAATTCCGGCTACCAACACGCTCATGGAAACCATGAGCCGTCACTTCCGGCCTGAATTCCTGGCCCGTCTCACCGAAATTGTGCCTTTTGCGCCTATTTCCGAGGAAAATGTGGTGGAGATCTTTGCTATCCACTTGCGGCCCTTACAAGAGCAACTTAAGCGGCAAGGCATAACGCTCAACATCACCGACGAAGCTCGTACTTACCTAGCGTTGTCGGGCTTTACGCCGCGCTACGGCGCTCGGCCCATCAAGGGCGTCATCCGGCAACAACTCCGGCGGCCAATTTCGCGGCTCATTATTGCCGGTGAGGCAGGCAAAGGCACCGTGATTTCGCTAGATAAAGCGCCCGATGCCGAGGAACTGACTTGGCATGTACAAGTTGCCGAAGTTCCCGTCGAGCAGCCCACCCCAGCTGAAGAAACAATTGCGGAAGGGTGATACGATAAGCAGTGTTATCAGTCAATAAAGTCCGGGTAGAAGCTCTACTGCGTAATCAGCACTACTGCGCAGCGCATGGTCATGGTAGGCGACTATCCGGACTCTGCTAAACTACGGCTAGTACCGGCCTAGAAGTGGGGCATAGTTTCGCCCTTACACGGAAGAAAACCAGAAGAAATTATAGGCTGGCAGTTGCTACACTCACTTCGTAAGGCAAGTTCATGGCGGACTGACTAGCTAGCAGCACTTGCAACTCTTGCGTAGCCCGTTGCCATTCTGGACCCGACAAACGACTGCCTGCTGCGGGCGTGAGGTGCACCCGAATGCAGCGTATGAAGCCGGCTGTGGGCGTAGGGCCATTACGGAATCCCTTTTCGATGTGCACTTGGCTGAGCTGACTACCTAGTTCGGCCCAACATGCCGCCCGAATGTCTTCTAGCGTCACGATGCGGTTGCGGCTAAGCAGGTTTTTTCGCAAAGCGTGTACCCGTTCCTCGGGTCGGGGCCGCTCCCGCCCACCAGTGGTGGTAGTAAGCAACTGCACCCCTTCCAGGTAATGCCCATCGTAGACAAGTAGGCTCGTTCCGGTAGGCAGGCGGTTGCCAGCCTCCCCGTCGCTCGACCAGTACTCGAGGTACACACTGTCGTTGGCATCGCGGGGACGCAGCATAACGTAGGGGGCCGGGTCACCAGTAAGATCAGCTTCGGTCTGGCTTAAGCGCTCCTCTAAGCGGGCCAGATTCTGATTGAGTTCACGCAGGGTGGTGGCTACGAAATCGGTACCAGCAGCCGTGAAAGCCCGGCTTTCGTCGCGCAGCAATTCCAAAAGCTCCAGCAATGCCTCCTTGCCCGAGCGGGCATCGAAGCGGCCCGCCCATAGCGGAGGGTGTAGGTGTCCGTTTCGGTTTCGTCGAGGCCGCTAAGTGTAGTAGATCGGAAAACTACGTTACGCAAACTATATACTTCCTTGAGCGCCAAAAAAGCTTCCTCCGAGACAAGCGGAAAAATGTTGAGGGCTGGCTGCAAGCGAAAAAG
Coding sequences within it:
- a CDS encoding polymorphic toxin-type HINT domain-containing protein yields the protein MPHPLEYITTGALLQCSEGTVPMPFQTTPRTSKIAGLQAGNALDKVPIVNIPSFVVCKKLTQQAGGTPVPCVPAPTLWQDTYPAKVGGAETLLFRSCINCPLGQGKIEFVTSGQLPVPPEMSQQIKETKEDADEALEQAEKEKNSVGEAGLLEGMIPIWGSGRDLIHAAQTGDKLGVALNAAFLVWDVASVAAGVLSFGTATAAMMGAKAGVRTALKAGTKVAAGLAKKKMAELALKSAALKNGLKAGVRSFAAKIPRICVTACFPAGTPVAVESGYKNIEDIVAGELVWSWHEETGDLALKPVLHTMSRQSDALVELRLGADVVQATPEHPFWVNGGWKVAGELVVGDAVLRSDGLTMPVSEVVHHTEQPVTVYNFEVADWHTYLVSWWMFVVHNATVCLKATLEEALKNAKEWQKWARKAREELRTSIKTAGTGAHAHHKIPLESLKKNPIVQRAYREGFEFNGIANGKGLSAYTHIFKDGEVAYHHASYNRYVESLIDRAAKKYPDMPAKKLLEEKVMPQVDKFIEQAVREKTTLNDLSKLKGF
- a CDS encoding imm11 family protein; its protein translation is MKFFKVREDVESIGLRELVPLWEYDIEAPTSQSKLSDKRLPELEPQFSRLLVTGPLTDVLADGRAIGGTGFIVSDKLKKLLAEFNLGTHRFYSLKSFEYNSDKKLDVEYYWLQIIGTIFYDLIDYNNSSFFIFDDFEEKIINKIDVRTPGGMIEAINSTKETDNSIIYNKMVFNDKFIKYNLDLFYLNNISDNLFTYPIVSDRLKEKIEQYGVSGLEFKEVPIYLSPDFT
- a CDS encoding polymorphic toxin-type HINT domain-containing protein — protein: MMGAKAGVRTALKAGTKVAAGLAKKKMAELALKSAALKNGLKAGVRSFAAKIPRLCVTACFPVGTPVAVEGGYKNIEDIQVGELVWSWHEETGNLALKPVLQTMQRESDALVELRLGADVVQATPEHPFWVNGNWKVAGELVVGDAVLRSDGLTMPVSEVVHHTEQPVTVYNFEVADWHTYLVSWWMFVVHNATICLAEIKRLLLGGRYLKEVEKITGRALHPTQLAELKKAIRSKKYNRLTKEATEDSRKEFNEIKDTLIKEWEQHTGQKWPTEKKQINIKETGKREWRTVKYDAHHLIYNRYGGNNEWWNIHPARSGVGYQDGIHKGLGELLFP
- a CDS encoding SMI1/KNR4 family protein, with product MAKFDFLKSYVITDEDIDENYEEVQRMKHSFLPVEPIRISQAEEKLGFPLPKELKEFYTEIGYGYMYQAQESQHNTFMYPLDVADAYLRTGEYSNNFLSSIGLYDEPYKLLYYDAMEGCFAWMDLRESKATSTIYYIGENEKIADSLEDFLRAYDVNPNLLKEFSAASRKNRPQA
- a CDS encoding tetratricopeptide repeat protein; this translates as MKKQNELDDALYQEIMKHCEEGDEAVEDDDYDRAIHAFQQAFDLLPEPYQEWEASTWVLFSLGEAQFFNEDYTAAKESLAAVMHCPGAIGNPLIHLRLGQAQYELGNLVKAKDELMRAYMGRAKKYSMAKTRNT
- a CDS encoding polymorphic toxin-type HINT domain-containing protein, translated to MTACFPAGTPVAVEGGYKNIEDIVAGELVWSWHEETGDLALKPVLQTMQRESDALVELRLGADVVQATPEHPFWANGNWKVALRKRSKQNVLK
- the tssD gene encoding type VI secretion system tube protein TssD → MASFSAFFNAAGSGDCEVVSCSYSFDQAIDDKGRPSSKVQGGTIKVTIVSTDSASLTSWMLNPYKRESGKITFKRIDQDSTLKEISFEEAYCVGYSEQFDARGADTNTSMTLSLTISANKINANGAVLDNKWGA
- a CDS encoding DUF5458 family protein, which codes for MATEQQNTAAAKAREREQAPSLEKNAQALAKFGGFDLLETTIDGASNLNPEKKARKKIFLTEENKKADRQQLKQRLALWHEMLSKADSVADAVQQCEQQVESSTQQLTSNLKKAIEATHDMEQSYRSVALFYRNTDQDEIKNVSILNADKDQLQDLDNTTFIDAVSQELEQNYDRLDLRDNYSLLVVPGYLGSNKVIDKWAKIAHKNKVMLVTDFEHYDTPDDVIELFEEANLTGGDAHKSNVIMACNWLVGRGKLEEVGEEEDLFVPPSSALAGRIYSTLASQVTAGRKHGTLNEVDGVRFPLRKSEIANLEKLGLVPMVNEYGRVMAFSAKTLFNGDNIGLQTYSVVRVFDYVTKVLIDFLNRRAFENWDHNTHMDIQSQIVRFLDGIAGPSKLIEKFSIKKFERDPNQKDRILLDIHMVPYFPAKTFLVSLDGTKGDDPDAPGRDWNAEYKQQ
- a CDS encoding ATP-dependent Clp protease ATP-binding subunit, giving the protein MAYTEELKRAQHIAQAVAHEYRHEYYGAAHLLTALLHNEIGLASWLAVDLGKDIHYLREWAEVRLEGLPKAPRPPEMPAADHDLKPILEVADLVALQLSKDQTDPLCALAALLRPGLAYTSEQLKSLPLTQREVIEAAEPEVMQPLAVGADGQESAPLSDRAAPLGKAGALATYCVNKTAQAEAGKLDPIVGRDRETRQMAEILGRRTKPNVLLVGEPGVGKSALVEGFAQQIVMKKVPGHLQQVTLFELDLGTLVAGASYKGEVEDRIKSVLSEIKQYTRAILFIDEIHVLLDPKGSAGAGIAQLLKPELARGEITVIGATTNDEYRQYIEADEAFNRRFDVLRVEEPTVVVAERMVSSVLPYYATHHGLQVGPGTVEEAVRLAKRYLKDRQLPDSAIDLVDRTMAAIRMLDEHAGAELLQLQQDFEMLTEAGRNLPEAEHLKELRWFLYQVQNQVSHLWLNQLDQEQQPETLETSEALETYIRELLAAVVGLSGTKKDSVERADIAAVVSGKTGIPLGKLQSNERDKLLNMHQTLQQRVVGQNHAVKALCEAILESRSGLTKAGQPIGSFFLLGPTGTGKTELAKSLADFLFNDESFLIRFDMSEFKEEHSAALLYGAPPGYVGYEEGGMLVNKIREKPYSVVLFDEIEKAHSSVFDIFLQILDEGRLHDRLGREGDFSNAVILFTSNIGSEQIIQSFGAGQIPATNTLMETMSRHFRPEFLARLTEIVPFAPISEENVVEIFAIHLRPLQEQLKRQGITLNITDEARTYLALSGFTPRYGARPIKGVIRQQLRRPISRLIIAGEAGKGTVISLDKAPDAEELTWHVQVAEVPVEQPTPAEETIAEG